One Halostella limicola genomic window carries:
- a CDS encoding metallophosphoesterase has product MRLRDRACFLPAADALVLSDLHVGKAAASNVEFPLGERTDLSERLAVLIDEFDPAEVVLAGDLLEAFDYVPHGVEETVDRLAATVRDAGADLVVTPGNHDGLLDAVYDGSAPAEHRLADGETVVCHGHEAPETDADRYVVGHDHPAIEIEGKKRPCYLVGPGVYCGADVVMLPAFTRLAAGVTVNGMRASDFASPLVTDPDAFRPVVWDEDAGEPLEFPPLGELRSFL; this is encoded by the coding sequence ATGAGGCTCCGCGACCGCGCCTGCTTCCTGCCGGCCGCCGACGCGCTCGTCCTGTCGGACCTCCACGTCGGCAAGGCCGCCGCGTCGAACGTCGAGTTCCCGCTGGGCGAGCGGACGGACCTGTCCGAGCGCCTCGCCGTCCTGATCGACGAGTTCGACCCGGCCGAGGTGGTCCTCGCCGGCGACCTGCTGGAGGCGTTCGACTACGTGCCCCACGGGGTCGAGGAGACCGTCGACCGACTCGCAGCGACCGTCCGGGACGCCGGCGCGGACCTCGTCGTCACGCCCGGCAATCACGACGGTCTCCTCGACGCCGTGTACGACGGCTCCGCGCCAGCCGAGCACCGCCTCGCGGACGGCGAGACGGTCGTCTGCCACGGGCACGAAGCGCCCGAAACGGACGCCGACCGGTACGTCGTCGGTCACGACCACCCGGCGATAGAGATAGAGGGGAAAAAGCGGCCCTGCTACCTCGTCGGCCCGGGCGTCTACTGCGGCGCCGACGTGGTGATGCTCCCTGCGTTCACCCGTCTCGCGGCCGGCGTGACGGTCAACGGCATGCGGGCGAGCGACTTCGCCTCGCCGCTGGTGACCGACCCGGACGCGTTCCGCCCGGTGGTGTGGGACGAGGACGCCGGCGAGCCGTTGGAGTTCCCGCCGCTCGGCGAGCTACGCTCGTTCCTCTAG